From a single Bryobacter aggregatus MPL3 genomic region:
- the murD gene encoding UDP-N-acetylmuramoyl-L-alanine--D-glutamate ligase, with amino-acid sequence MRFSGQHVLVLGLARSGVGAIHLLRSHGARVTGVDSRTLADLVDVQKLVEKSEISYAKDVDASLQGIDCVVVSPGVPATHPLLQDARHLGIPVLGEIELAYLFLRGPILAITGSNGKTTTTSLVGHILKEGRVASQVGGNIGYPATEMTAASTYQQWNVLELSSFQLESVHQFHAELAAVLNVTPNHLDRHGDFDSYAAAKAKIFANQRNSDWAVLNGGNAASAAYAAATPANLAVFQGPAAQIDDDWIELFGTRLMPIRDIRLPGKHNLENVMAAAVLTSLAGAERSDIANAVATFQGVRHRLEFVRNRNGVKFYNDSKATSVDATVKALEALDGPLWVILGGLDKGGSYLPLLPLLQEKAKSALLIGKAAPIIEEQLRGKINLQQSGDMATAIAFAASQAQPGDTILLAPACASYDQFRSYEDRGDQFRQAVEQL; translated from the coding sequence ATGCGTTTTTCGGGACAGCATGTACTGGTACTGGGCCTCGCCCGCAGCGGCGTAGGCGCCATCCATCTGCTCCGTTCTCACGGCGCCCGGGTGACCGGTGTGGATAGCCGCACACTTGCTGACTTAGTCGATGTGCAAAAGCTTGTGGAAAAGTCGGAAATTTCCTATGCAAAAGATGTCGACGCTTCCTTGCAGGGCATCGATTGTGTCGTTGTCTCCCCCGGCGTACCCGCAACGCATCCCTTACTCCAGGATGCGCGGCATCTGGGGATTCCCGTTCTTGGCGAAATCGAACTGGCTTATCTTTTTCTGCGCGGGCCGATCCTGGCAATTACTGGCTCAAACGGTAAGACAACCACCACATCTCTCGTTGGACATATTTTGAAGGAAGGGCGAGTCGCGTCTCAAGTGGGTGGAAATATCGGATACCCCGCCACAGAGATGACAGCGGCTTCCACCTACCAACAATGGAACGTCCTGGAATTGTCGAGTTTCCAACTTGAATCCGTCCATCAGTTCCATGCAGAACTCGCGGCGGTCTTAAATGTCACACCGAACCATCTCGATCGCCATGGCGACTTCGACAGCTACGCCGCGGCCAAAGCTAAGATCTTTGCCAATCAGCGGAACTCAGATTGGGCTGTCCTCAATGGAGGGAATGCAGCGAGCGCCGCTTATGCGGCAGCAACACCCGCGAACTTAGCCGTATTCCAAGGCCCAGCCGCGCAGATCGACGATGACTGGATCGAACTGTTCGGAACCAGACTGATGCCGATCCGCGACATCCGCTTGCCCGGAAAACACAATCTCGAGAACGTCATGGCCGCGGCCGTACTTACCTCTCTTGCCGGTGCGGAACGCTCCGATATCGCAAATGCAGTAGCTACATTTCAAGGTGTGCGGCATCGATTAGAGTTCGTTCGCAACCGGAACGGCGTCAAATTTTATAACGATTCCAAGGCGACCAGCGTGGACGCCACCGTGAAAGCTCTTGAGGCGCTGGATGGCCCGCTGTGGGTCATCCTTGGTGGGCTGGACAAGGGCGGCAGCTATCTTCCGCTGCTGCCCTTGTTACAGGAAAAGGCAAAATCCGCCCTTCTCATTGGAAAAGCAGCCCCCATTATTGAGGAGCAATTACGCGGGAAAATCAATCTGCAACAAAGTGGCGACATGGCCACGGCGATCGCTTTTGCCGCCTCCCAGGCGCAACCGGGCGACACCATTTTACTCGCGCCGGCATGCGCCAGTTATGATCAATTTCGCAGCTATGAAGACCGCGGCGACCAGTTTCGCCAGGCAGTTGAGCAGTTATAG
- the mraY gene encoding phospho-N-acetylmuramoyl-pentapeptide-transferase — protein MLYWLLFEKLQSVYSPFRLFGYVTFRTAFALLTALLISLLLGPWMIRKLRAMAIGQFIREDGPKSHETKAGTPTMGGLLIVISILVPTLLWANLRNVQVWIAMWSLVGFGAIGFYDDYTKLKKMRNLGLTAKQKFFLQVLVAMSIGFILLLLSAKGMYSTAMNVPFLKSFKPDLIITSLAQNPWTFALAFAPFYLFMILVIVGSSNAVNLTDGLDGLAIGLMIIASSAMTALCYLAGHREFATYLELQRVPGGSELTIFCATMIGASLGFLWYNAHPAEVFMGDVGSLALGGSMGTVAVLIKQELLLPFIGGVYVIELLSVVLQVGSYKLRGKRIFKMAPIHHHFEMLGWKESKVIARFWICGLIMALFALATLKLR, from the coding sequence ATGCTCTACTGGCTCCTCTTTGAAAAGCTTCAATCCGTCTACAGTCCCTTTCGACTCTTCGGATATGTGACATTCCGCACGGCCTTTGCCCTGCTCACTGCACTCTTAATTTCGTTATTACTCGGACCATGGATGATTCGCAAGTTGCGCGCCATGGCAATTGGTCAATTTATCCGCGAGGATGGGCCCAAGTCCCACGAGACCAAAGCCGGAACCCCGACGATGGGCGGTCTGCTGATCGTCATTTCTATCCTTGTCCCCACTCTTCTCTGGGCAAACCTGCGCAATGTTCAGGTTTGGATTGCGATGTGGAGTCTGGTCGGCTTCGGCGCCATCGGATTTTACGACGATTACACCAAACTCAAGAAGATGCGTAATCTCGGACTCACTGCGAAACAGAAGTTCTTCCTTCAGGTCCTCGTCGCAATGAGTATCGGTTTTATCCTTTTGTTATTGAGTGCAAAAGGAATGTATTCGACGGCGATGAACGTCCCCTTCCTCAAGAGTTTCAAACCAGACCTCATCATCACTTCGCTGGCTCAGAATCCGTGGACCTTTGCCCTCGCCTTCGCGCCGTTTTATCTCTTTATGATTCTGGTGATCGTGGGATCGTCAAACGCCGTGAATCTTACAGATGGACTCGACGGATTGGCGATCGGACTGATGATCATTGCCTCTTCTGCGATGACGGCGCTCTGCTATCTGGCAGGACATCGCGAGTTCGCCACTTATCTCGAGTTGCAGCGTGTTCCGGGCGGAAGCGAACTTACGATTTTCTGTGCCACCATGATTGGCGCCTCCCTTGGTTTTCTTTGGTACAACGCCCATCCGGCAGAAGTATTTATGGGCGATGTGGGCTCGCTGGCCCTCGGCGGAAGCATGGGCACCGTCGCCGTATTGATCAAGCAGGAATTGCTTCTGCCCTTCATCGGCGGCGTTTATGTGATCGAACTCTTAAGCGTGGTGTTGCAAGTGGGCAGCTACAAATTACGAGGCAAAAGAATCTTTAAGATGGCGCCCATCCATCATCATTTTGAGATGCTGGGCTGGAAAGAATCGAAGGTCATCGCCCGTTTCTGGATTTGTGGATTGATCATGGCCCTCTTCGCACTGGCCACCTTGAAACTGCGATAG
- a CDS encoding UDP-N-acetylmuramoyl-tripeptide--D-alanyl-D-alanine ligase, producing MKVSLNDTGTLVATGYAIDSREVRNGDLFIALPGDHVDGHDFVKQAFENGAIAALVERKIPNISGVQIVVPNALSALQDLAKAARLRWGQTVIGVTGSAGKTSTKENIATLLSCAIPVSKTIGNFNNHIGLPLSILRIDEASKAAVLEMGMNHSGEIAQLCEIAKPQIGVVTNVGYAHAENFDGTDGIAAAKKELIDSLPADGVAVLNADDPLVAKFGKDFAGKVETFGLSNAAKTRATNLTYNSDGAQFQIEGQIFHSKVPGRIGVLNITAGVAVARMWGVPLRQLSDAAHQMELPKMRTEKLERNGVTIWNDCYNSNPDAAKAMLDLVRDTAHGRRIAVLGEMLELGHWAEALHSQLGLYAVESGFSVLLGIRGAARFTIESAMKAGLSARAACFFESPEEAGEYLKSIAEPGDTILFKGSRGTRVELALERFLS from the coding sequence GTGAAAGTTTCGCTCAATGATACCGGCACTCTCGTCGCAACCGGCTATGCGATCGACTCTCGAGAGGTCCGAAACGGCGATCTCTTTATCGCGCTCCCCGGCGATCATGTCGACGGTCACGATTTTGTAAAGCAGGCTTTTGAGAACGGCGCAATTGCCGCCCTGGTCGAACGTAAGATCCCGAACATCAGCGGAGTGCAGATCGTAGTTCCCAACGCCTTATCCGCGCTTCAGGATCTGGCAAAAGCAGCGCGATTGCGCTGGGGGCAGACCGTCATCGGGGTCACCGGCAGTGCGGGAAAGACATCGACAAAAGAAAACATCGCCACGCTTCTCAGTTGTGCGATCCCGGTAAGTAAGACGATCGGGAATTTCAACAACCACATTGGCTTGCCGCTTTCGATTCTGCGCATCGACGAGGCATCCAAAGCCGCCGTGCTCGAAATGGGGATGAACCATTCCGGCGAGATCGCACAGCTTTGCGAGATTGCGAAACCACAGATCGGGGTCGTCACCAATGTCGGATACGCGCACGCGGAAAACTTCGACGGCACCGACGGCATCGCTGCGGCCAAGAAAGAACTGATTGATTCCCTGCCCGCCGATGGAGTCGCCGTGCTCAATGCCGATGACCCGCTAGTCGCAAAGTTCGGCAAAGACTTCGCGGGCAAAGTAGAGACCTTTGGTCTCAGCAACGCGGCCAAGACCCGTGCTACCAATCTGACTTACAACAGCGACGGCGCTCAATTTCAGATTGAAGGACAAATTTTCCATTCGAAAGTACCTGGACGAATTGGTGTTTTGAATATTACGGCCGGTGTTGCCGTGGCGCGAATGTGGGGTGTTCCCCTCCGCCAATTGAGCGACGCCGCCCACCAGATGGAATTGCCGAAAATGCGCACCGAAAAACTCGAGCGCAACGGCGTGACGATCTGGAACGATTGCTACAACTCGAACCCGGATGCCGCAAAAGCAATGCTGGATCTGGTGCGCGACACCGCGCACGGCCGGCGGATCGCGGTGCTGGGCGAGATGCTCGAGCTTGGCCACTGGGCCGAGGCTCTCCATTCTCAGCTAGGCCTCTATGCTGTGGAGAGTGGTTTTTCTGTGCTACTTGGGATACGCGGCGCGGCTCGATTCACCATCGAGTCAGCAATGAAAGCTGGTCTGTCCGCACGCGCCGCGTGCTTTTTCGAATCTCCCGAAGAAGCCGGAGAATACCTCAAATCCATCGCCGAACCCGGCGACACCATTTTGTTCAAAGGCTCGCGAGGCACGCGGGTCGAACTCGCATTGGAAAGGTTTTTAAGTTAA
- a CDS encoding UDP-N-acetylmuramoyl-L-alanyl-D-glutamate--2,6-diaminopimelate ligase, whose protein sequence is MDGRLTSWKIAALFTGIALKTPYAPELAALVADGLHFDSRRLKTGWIFFAFVGVNVDGRSYAAKALEQGAVAVVSEMPPPPGLEKYWIEVVDARRALAIVASRIYGDPTRHKIDLFGVTGTNGKTTTAYLMASILEAAGIHTGMFGTIEYRIGNKVSQSVNTTPESVELYEHFEELIEGAPGKAAVAMEVSSHALALGRVWGFHFRGAVWTNLTRDHLDFHKDMEDYFAAKSELFRGQDTTPPDLAAINYDDSYGRRIALAPTTELWSFAMREESPETTVRAVNIQAGFNGLCFDLVSPLGKHEIRSHMLGAINVSNILGAATILLAHGLPITAIQQGVENCRNVPGRFERVDAGQPFLVIVDYSHTDDAIRNAIRVARALQPSRIITVFGCGGDRDRAKRPLMGAAAAEASDYVVLTSDNPRTEDPIAIMNDAMVGLRRFDTPLLVEPNREKAIQKAMALARPQDIVLIAGKGHEDYQIIGKTKFPFDDRVVARRALASLGFEKGAAK, encoded by the coding sequence CCGCTCTTGTTGCCGATGGGCTTCACTTTGATTCGCGTCGTCTGAAAACGGGTTGGATCTTCTTTGCCTTTGTTGGCGTGAATGTCGATGGACGCAGCTACGCAGCGAAGGCCTTAGAACAAGGAGCGGTGGCGGTGGTAAGTGAGATGCCCCCGCCGCCGGGCCTTGAAAAATATTGGATCGAAGTGGTCGATGCCCGCCGGGCCTTAGCCATTGTCGCCTCGCGAATCTATGGCGATCCGACACGTCACAAGATCGATTTATTTGGCGTTACGGGCACCAACGGCAAAACCACCACGGCCTATCTCATGGCTTCGATCCTCGAAGCCGCCGGGATTCACACCGGAATGTTCGGAACCATCGAGTACCGGATTGGGAACAAAGTGTCTCAAAGTGTGAACACGACTCCCGAAAGTGTCGAACTTTATGAACACTTCGAGGAATTGATCGAAGGCGCTCCAGGAAAAGCTGCCGTGGCGATGGAAGTTTCCTCACACGCTCTCGCGCTCGGCCGGGTTTGGGGCTTCCACTTCCGAGGCGCCGTCTGGACCAATCTCACGCGCGACCATCTCGATTTCCACAAAGACATGGAAGATTACTTCGCTGCCAAGAGCGAACTCTTCCGAGGTCAGGACACCACGCCTCCCGACCTGGCCGCGATCAACTATGACGACAGCTACGGACGTCGCATTGCACTGGCGCCCACGACAGAACTTTGGAGCTTCGCGATGCGCGAAGAGTCCCCGGAAACTACGGTCCGAGCCGTCAATATACAAGCTGGATTCAACGGCCTCTGCTTTGATCTGGTGAGTCCGCTCGGCAAACATGAAATCCGCTCCCATATGTTGGGCGCGATCAATGTCTCCAATATCTTAGGAGCAGCCACCATCCTGCTCGCTCATGGCTTGCCGATCACCGCGATCCAGCAAGGCGTTGAAAATTGCCGGAATGTTCCCGGCCGCTTTGAGCGAGTCGATGCAGGCCAACCCTTCCTCGTCATCGTCGATTACTCGCACACCGATGACGCCATTCGCAACGCCATCCGCGTTGCCCGCGCGCTGCAACCTTCGCGCATCATCACCGTATTTGGTTGTGGCGGAGATCGCGATCGCGCAAAACGTCCCCTGATGGGCGCAGCTGCAGCGGAAGCCAGCGACTACGTGGTTTTGACGAGTGACAATCCTCGTACAGAAGATCCGATCGCCATCATGAATGATGCAATGGTCGGCCTGCGTCGCTTCGACACTCCACTTCTCGTCGAGCCGAATCGCGAAAAGGCGATTCAAAAAGCAATGGCGCTCGCCCGTCCTCAGGACATTGTCCTCATTGCTGGAAAAGGACACGAAGACTACCAGATTATCGGCAAAACCAAATTTCCCTTCGACGATCGCGTTGTCGCTCGTCGCGCCCTCGCTTCCCTTGGCTTTGAGAAGGGCGCCGCAAAGTGA